CGAACTTGCCCGCTTCGATCACGAACAGCACGGCATCCACGGAACTCAGCGTGGACGTCACCGCGCGATTGAGCGAACGGTTGAGCGCCGTGCTGTGGCGCGTCTGAAAACCGGGTGTGTCGACGAAGATGTACTGCGCGTCTTCGGTCGTGTTGATGCCGGTGATGCGGTGACGCGTGGTTTGCGCCTTGCGCGACGTGATGCTGATCTTCTGGCCGACCAGCGCATTCATCAGCGTGGATTTACCCACGTTGGGCCGGCCGACGATCGCGACCATGCCGCAACGAAAACCGGCAGGAGTGGAAGTGGGAGCGTTCATGATCGGATCGGGAGAGAAAAACGGGAGGCGCGCTCGCGGCGCGCCCGGATGAAATCAGTGACCGGCGTCGGCCGCGCGGACCGGCATGGCGGCGTCGGCGCGCGCTTCGGTGTCGCCCTCGGCGCGCGCGTCGTGCTTGCTGGCGCGCTCGGCCGCATCGCCCGCATTCGCGTTCGCATTGGCGTTCGACGTGTCGCGATGACGCTGCGGCGAGCGTTCGCCAGCCGCCACCGCTTCGCCGCGCTCGACGGCGCGCAACGACGACTCCGACTTCGACGCGCCCGCACGATGACCCACGGCAGTCGCGGATGGCACGTTGTCGGCATGCGCCGGCTTGTCCTTCTCCGCCGGACGCTCCTGCACATGCGCCGCGCGAATCACGGCGAGCGGCGCGGTTTGACCGGCCTGCGCGGCTTGCGCGGATTCGCTGCCTTCTTCGGCCGCGTTCGTGCCCGCGGCACTGGCGGCGCCCGTGGCATGCAGCACCGGCCGTTCGGCCCGCGCCTCGCCGCGCGCGGCACGTTCGCGGCGCTCCGGCGTACGCAGATCGAGCGCGCCTTGCACGCCCGTCACGCCGGGCACGACTTCGGGTTCCGGCCGCGGCGCGCGCGCGCCCTTCGAGCGGCGAGGCTTCGCGGCCAGCGCGGGCGCCGCCGCCATCACCTCGTCGAGCGCCTTCTTCGCGGCGGCCTGCTCGGCCGCGCGACGGCTGGCACCGGAACCCGACACCTTCACGTCGAGTTTCGGCACCGTGCATTCGACTTCGAACTGCTGATTGTGCGCTGCACCATGCGTTGCCACGACCGTATAGGTCGGCAGCGCGATCTTGTGACCTTGCAGATATTCCTGCAGCAGCGTCTTGGCATCCTTGCCCAGCGTGCGCGGGTCGATGTGATCGAGGATCGGTACGTAGAGGCGCTTGATGACCGTCTGGGCGGCGTCGAAACCGCCGTCGAGAAAGATCGCGCCGAAAATCGCTTCGAGCGCATCCGCCAGGATCGACGGACGACGGAAACCGCCGCTGCGCAACTCGCCTTCGCCGAGACGCAGGCCGTCGGCAATATTCAGGGCCTGAGCGATTTCGTAAAGCGACTGCTGCTTGACCAGATTCGCGCGCACGCGCGACAGGTCGCCTTCGTCCAGCTTGCCAAATCGTTGGAACAATAGGGCCGCCACCGCGCAATTCAGAACCGAGTCGCCGAGAAACTCGAGGCGTTCGTTATGCGTGGCACTGTGACTGCGGTGCGTTAAAGCCTGGCGCAACAATTCCGCATTGCGAAATTCGTAGCGCAAACGGCTTTCCAACGGAGATAGGGGCATGGGGAGAGTATAACGCGCCCGCCGCCCCGGGCGAAAACACGGGGCGGCGGGCGAAAAACCATCACGAAGCGACGTTACCGGCGGTTCTTCAAGTAGCGCGCGAAGAACGTAAGCGCCGTTCGCCTCGCCTGATGCGCGAACTTAATCGAACGAACCGATGCGCTTGAGGCTGCTGAAGTTCATCCAGATAAAGAACGCGCGGCCGACGATGTTCGCGTCGGGCACGAAGCCCCAGTAGCGGCTGTCCGCGCTGTTGTCGCGATTGTCGCCCATCATGAAGTAGTGACCCGGCGGCACCTTGCAGATCTCGCCGCGCTCGTTGTACTGGCAGTTGTCGCGGAACGGATAGTCTTCGGCACCGACGACGAACGGCGGCACGGCGGGATTGTTCAGGATGTTGTTCTTGCGGCCGTTGCCGAGGTCTTCCGTGAACTGCTTCGCGTAACCGATGCGCTCTTCGTCGAAGTAATCGCCTTGCGGCACTTCGGGCACGGGCTTGCCGTTGATGGTGAGCTGCTTGTCCTGATACGCGACCACGTCGCCGGGCAGGCCGATCACGCGCTTGATGTAGTCGACCGACTCGTCTTTCGGATAACGGAACACCACCACGTCGCCGCGTTCGAGCGGGCGACCCTGCGTGATCTTGGCGTTCGTGATCGGCAGACGAATGCCGTAGTCGAACTTGTTCACGAGGATGAAGTCGCCCACCAGCAGCGTGGGCACCATCGAACCCGACGGAATCTTGAACGGCTCGACCACGAACGAGCGCACGAGGAACACGACGAGAATCACGGGGAAAAAGCTCGCCGTGTATTCGAGCCACCACGGCTGGCGCAGCTTGTCGTTGCGCAAACTCTGCCGCGTCTCCGCGGCGTTTTCGTCGGCGAAACGCTCACCCACGCGCGTTTGCTGCTGATCGAACTCCGCCACCGCCGCATCGGCGGCGAGACGCCGGCGCGGCATGAAAACCAGTTTGTCTGCTACCCACGCAATGCCCGTCAGCAAGACGAGCACAAAAAGAATCAGCGCAAAATTCATGTAGAGGTCCGTAGTGCGGCTTATTGGCGTGACTTATTTGTCTTCGACACGAAGGATGGCGAGGAAGGCCTCTTGCGGAATTTCCACCGAGCCCACCTGCTTCATGCGCTTCTTGCCTTCCTTCTGCTTCTCGAGGAGCTTCTTCTTACGGGAGATGTCGCCGCCGTAGCACTTGGCCAGCACGTTCTTGCGCAGCGCCTTGATGTTTTCGCGCGCGATGATGTGCGCGCCGATAGCCGCCTGAATGGCCACGTCGTACATCTGGCGCGGAATGATTTCGCGCATCTTCGCCGCCACTTCGCGGCCGCGATACTGCGACTGCGAGCGGTGCACGATGATGGACAGCGCGTCGACCTTGTCGCTGTTGATCAGCATGTCGACCTTCACGACGTCCGCGCTGCGGTATTCCTTGAACTCGTAGTCCATCGACGCATAACCGCGCGACACCGACTTCAGACGGTCGAAGAAGTCGAGCACGATTTCCGCCATCGGAATTTCGTACGTGAGCTGCACCTGGCGGCCGTGATACTGCATGTTGATCTGCGTGCCGCGCTTTTGCGTACAGAGCGTGATGACCGAGCCCACGTAGTCCTGCGGCATGTACAGGTTCACGGTGACGATCGGCTCGCGGATCTCGGCGATCTTGTGCGGCTCCGGCATCTTGGCCGGATTCTCGACCTTGATGGTCGTGCCGTCGGGCTGCACGACTTCGTACACCACGGTGGGCGCCGTGGTGATGAGGTCCATGTCGAACTCGCGCTCGAGCCGCTCCTGCACGATCTCCATGTGCAGGAGACCGAGGAAGCCGCAACGGAACCCGAAGCCGAGCGCCTGCGACACTTCCGGCTCGTATTGCAGCGAGGCGTCGTTGAGCTTGAGCTTTTCGAGCGATTCGCGCAGCGCGTCGTACTGGTTCGCCTCGACCGGATACAGCCCCGCGAACACCTGCGGCTTGACTTCCTTGAAGCCCGGCAGCGGTTCGGCGGCAGGCCGGTTCACGAGCGTGACGGTGTCGCCCACCTTGGTGGCGGCGAGTTCCTTGATGCCCGCGATGATGAAGCCCACCTGCCCCGCCGACAGCGATTCCAGGTTGCGCGACTTCGGCGAGAACACGCCCACGTGCTCGACCGGATACTGCGCGCCGGTCGCCATCAGCTTGATCTTGTCCTTCGGACGCAGCGTGCCGTTGACGATACGCACGAGCATGACCACGCCGACGTAGTTGTCGAACCACGAGTCGATGATAAGCGCCTGCAGCGGCGCTTCCGGGTCGCCCTTGGGCGGCGGCACCTTGGCGATCAGCGCTTCGAGCACCTCGTCCACGCCGAGGCCGGTCTTCGCGCTACAGCGCGTGGCGTCGGTCGCGTCGATGCCGATCACGTCCTCGATTTCCTCGATGGCGTTTTCGGGGTTGGCGGCGGGCAGGTCGATCTTGTTGAGCACCGGCACGACTTCCACGCCGAGTTCGATCGCCGTGTAGCAGTTCGCCACCGTTTGCGCTTCCACGCCCTGGCTCGCGTCCACCACGAGCAGCGCGCCCTCGCACGCGGACAGCGAGCGGCTGACCTCGTACGAGAAGTCGACGTGCCCTGGCGTGTCGATCAGGTTCAGGTTATAGACCTTGCCGTCTCGTGCCTTGTACGAGAGCGCGGCGGTCTGCGCCTTGATCGTGATGCCACGCTCGCGCTCGAGATCCATCGAGTCGAGTACCTGCGATTCCATTTCGCGGTCGGAGAGACCGCCGCAAATCTGGATGATGCGATCGGCGAGCGTCGACTTGCCATGGTCGATGTGCGCAATGATCGAGAAGTTACGAA
The Paraburkholderia acidisoli genome window above contains:
- the rnc gene encoding ribonuclease III, whose product is MPLSPLESRLRYEFRNAELLRQALTHRSHSATHNERLEFLGDSVLNCAVAALLFQRFGKLDEGDLSRVRANLVKQQSLYEIAQALNIADGLRLGEGELRSGGFRRPSILADALEAIFGAIFLDGGFDAAQTVIKRLYVPILDHIDPRTLGKDAKTLLQEYLQGHKIALPTYTVVATHGAAHNQQFEVECTVPKLDVKVSGSGASRRAAEQAAAKKALDEVMAAAPALAAKPRRSKGARAPRPEPEVVPGVTGVQGALDLRTPERRERAARGEARAERPVLHATGAASAAGTNAAEEGSESAQAAQAGQTAPLAVIRAAHVQERPAEKDKPAHADNVPSATAVGHRAGASKSESSLRAVERGEAVAAGERSPQRHRDTSNANANANAGDAAERASKHDARAEGDTEARADAAMPVRAADAGH
- the lepB gene encoding signal peptidase I, which translates into the protein MNFALILFVLVLLTGIAWVADKLVFMPRRRLAADAAVAEFDQQQTRVGERFADENAAETRQSLRNDKLRQPWWLEYTASFFPVILVVFLVRSFVVEPFKIPSGSMVPTLLVGDFILVNKFDYGIRLPITNAKITQGRPLERGDVVVFRYPKDESVDYIKRVIGLPGDVVAYQDKQLTINGKPVPEVPQGDYFDEERIGYAKQFTEDLGNGRKNNILNNPAVPPFVVGAEDYPFRDNCQYNERGEICKVPPGHYFMMGDNRDNSADSRYWGFVPDANIVGRAFFIWMNFSSLKRIGSFD
- the lepA gene encoding translation elongation factor 4, whose product is MDHIRNFSIIAHIDHGKSTLADRIIQICGGLSDREMESQVLDSMDLERERGITIKAQTAALSYKARDGKVYNLNLIDTPGHVDFSYEVSRSLSACEGALLVVDASQGVEAQTVANCYTAIELGVEVVPVLNKIDLPAANPENAIEEIEDVIGIDATDATRCSAKTGLGVDEVLEALIAKVPPPKGDPEAPLQALIIDSWFDNYVGVVMLVRIVNGTLRPKDKIKLMATGAQYPVEHVGVFSPKSRNLESLSAGQVGFIIAGIKELAATKVGDTVTLVNRPAAEPLPGFKEVKPQVFAGLYPVEANQYDALRESLEKLKLNDASLQYEPEVSQALGFGFRCGFLGLLHMEIVQERLEREFDMDLITTAPTVVYEVVQPDGTTIKVENPAKMPEPHKIAEIREPIVTVNLYMPQDYVGSVITLCTQKRGTQINMQYHGRQVQLTYEIPMAEIVLDFFDRLKSVSRGYASMDYEFKEYRSADVVKVDMLINSDKVDALSIIVHRSQSQYRGREVAAKMREIIPRQMYDVAIQAAIGAHIIARENIKALRKNVLAKCYGGDISRKKKLLEKQKEGKKRMKQVGSVEIPQEAFLAILRVEDK